The following proteins are co-located in the Bosea sp. AS-1 genome:
- the purS gene encoding phosphoribosylformylglycinamidine synthase subunit PurS, with protein MKARVTVTLKNGVLDPQGKAIEGALKSLGIDGVGSVRQGKVFDIELSTADKAAAETALKAACEKLLANTVIENYRVEIGG; from the coding sequence ATGAAAGCCCGCGTCACCGTCACCCTGAAGAACGGCGTGCTCGATCCGCAGGGCAAGGCGATCGAAGGCGCGCTCAAGTCGCTCGGCATCGACGGCGTCGGCTCGGTGCGCCAGGGCAAGGTCTTCGACATTGAGCTCTCGACCGCCGACAAGGCCGCTGCCGAGACTGCGCTGAAGGCGGCCTGTGAAAAGCTGCTCGCCAACACCGTGATCGAGAATTACCGCGTCGAGATCGGAGGCTGA
- a CDS encoding heme ABC transporter permease, translating into MASLIDLANPTRFMRFSAVVLPWLAAVSLVLLAVGFYLAWFVAPADYQQGETIRIMFVHVPAAWLAMMFYSMMAVSALGTLVWRHPLADVAQKAAAPIGACFALVCLITGALWGKPMWGTYWVWDARLTSVLVLFLIYLGIIALWRVLDEPSRAGRAVAILTLVGFVNVPIIKFSVDWWNTLHQPASVFRMGGSTIDGSMLWPLLILALGFTLFALMLHMVAMRAEIMRRRVRTLTILEAERLDRLATQELPA; encoded by the coding sequence ATGGCCAGCCTGATCGACCTCGCCAACCCGACGCGTTTCATGCGGTTTTCCGCCGTGGTGCTGCCTTGGCTCGCCGCGGTGTCGCTGGTGCTGCTCGCCGTCGGCTTCTATCTCGCCTGGTTCGTCGCTCCGGCCGATTACCAGCAGGGCGAGACCATCCGCATCATGTTCGTGCATGTACCGGCGGCCTGGCTCGCCATGATGTTCTACTCGATGATGGCCGTCTCGGCGCTAGGCACGCTGGTCTGGCGCCATCCGCTCGCCGATGTCGCGCAGAAGGCGGCGGCGCCGATCGGGGCCTGCTTCGCGCTGGTCTGCCTCATCACAGGAGCGCTCTGGGGCAAGCCGATGTGGGGCACCTACTGGGTCTGGGATGCCCGCCTGACCTCGGTGCTGGTGCTGTTCCTGATCTATCTCGGCATCATCGCGCTCTGGCGCGTGCTCGACGAGCCGTCCCGGGCCGGGCGCGCCGTTGCGATCCTGACGCTGGTCGGCTTCGTCAACGTGCCGATCATCAAGTTCTCGGTCGACTGGTGGAACACCTTGCACCAGCCGGCCTCGGTGTTCCGCATGGGCGGGTCGACGATCGACGGCTCGATGCTCTGGCCCCTGCTGATCCTGGCGCTCGGCTTCACCCTCTTCGCGCTCATGCTGCACATGGTGGCGATGCGGGCCGAGATCATGCGCCGACGCGTGCGGACCCTGACGATCCTCGAGGCCGAGCGGCTCGACCGGCTGGCGACGCAGGAGCTGCCGGCATGA
- the ccmA gene encoding heme ABC exporter ATP-binding protein CcmA, whose product MRLRVENLCCRRGGRLIFEGVSLSLANGEALALTGRNGAGKSSLIAMLCGRLRPDGGSIRIDGADEAELVELSHLVGHRDGLKTALTARENLAFAQDLLGNPAASPEAALAAVGLAHAAALPVGYLSAGQRRRVALARLLVSQRPYWLLDEPMSALDAASQAMLTGLMRDHLGAGGAILAATHGPLGLDEAREFRIGP is encoded by the coding sequence CTGCGGCTTCGCGTCGAGAATCTGTGCTGCCGCCGGGGTGGCCGACTGATTTTCGAGGGCGTGAGCCTGTCGCTGGCCAATGGCGAGGCGCTGGCGCTGACCGGTCGCAATGGTGCCGGTAAGTCGAGTCTCATCGCCATGCTCTGCGGGCGCCTGCGGCCTGACGGCGGCAGCATTCGCATCGACGGTGCGGATGAGGCGGAGCTCGTCGAGCTCAGCCATCTCGTCGGTCACCGCGACGGGCTCAAGACCGCGCTGACGGCGCGCGAGAACCTCGCCTTTGCGCAGGATTTGCTGGGGAACCCCGCTGCGTCGCCGGAGGCGGCGCTGGCAGCCGTTGGTTTGGCTCATGCTGCGGCGCTGCCGGTAGGGTATCTCTCGGCGGGCCAGCGGAGGCGGGTCGCGCTGGCGCGGCTACTGGTTTCGCAACGCCCGTATTGGCTGCTGGACGAGCCGATGTCGGCGCTCGACGCGGCGTCGCAAGCCATGCTGACCGGGCTGATGCGCGATCATCTCGGCGCGGGCGGCGCGATCCTTGCCGCGACGCACGGGCCGCTGGGGCTGGACGAGGCACGCGAATTCAGGATCGGACCGTGA
- a CDS encoding DsbE family thiol:disulfide interchange protein, with the protein MSSTEIKEAASAMEGEAAPRRRSPLIFLAPLILFGGLAIVFGIGLFSGDASRVPSALIGKAAPAITLTPVEGLQRDGQPVPAFGNADLGKGRATLVNVFASWCAPCKVEHPVLVGLSQTDAVKQGKVALVGMNYKDEAENARRFLGALGNPFSAVGADKGGRAAIEWGVYGVPETFLIGPDGRVLDKHVGPLDQAAAAKLLQRALTGS; encoded by the coding sequence ATGAGCTCGACCGAAATCAAGGAAGCCGCATCGGCAATGGAAGGCGAGGCCGCGCCCCGTCGCCGCTCGCCGCTCATCTTCCTCGCGCCGCTGATCTTGTTTGGCGGTCTCGCCATCGTTTTCGGCATCGGCCTGTTCTCGGGCGATGCGAGCCGTGTCCCTTCCGCGCTGATCGGCAAGGCAGCGCCTGCAATCACGCTGACCCCGGTCGAGGGGCTGCAGCGGGATGGCCAGCCGGTGCCGGCCTTCGGCAATGCCGATCTCGGCAAGGGGCGGGCAACGCTGGTGAATGTCTTCGCGAGCTGGTGCGCGCCCTGCAAGGTCGAGCATCCGGTGCTGGTCGGGCTCTCGCAGACGGACGCCGTCAAGCAGGGCAAGGTTGCGTTGGTCGGGATGAACTACAAGGACGAGGCGGAGAATGCCCGTCGATTCCTCGGCGCGCTCGGCAATCCGTTTTCGGCGGTCGGCGCCGACAAGGGCGGCCGCGCCGCGATCGAATGGGGTGTCTACGGCGTGCCGGAGACGTTCCTGATCGGGCCGGACGGGCGCGTCCTCGACAAACATGTCGGGCCGCTCGACCAGGCGGCCGCGGCGAAGCTGCTTCAGCGGGCGCTGACGGGGAGCTGA
- the purC gene encoding phosphoribosylaminoimidazolesuccinocarboxamide synthase, which translates to MDFLKPRYIPMNRRRRIYEGKAKVLYEGPEPGTLIQHFKDDATAFNAKKHEVIDGKGVLNNRISEHIFSNLNDIGVPTHFIRRLNMREQLIREVEIIPLEVVVRNVAAGSLATRLGLEEGTQLPRSIIEFYYKNEALSDPMVSEEHITAFGWATPQEIDDIMALAIRVNDFLSGLFLGAGIRLVDFKMETGRLWEGEMMRIVVADEISPDSCRLWDIKSKDKMDKDRFRRDMGGLIEAYSEVARRLGILGENENPGQSGPRLVQ; encoded by the coding sequence TTGGATTTCCTCAAGCCACGGTACATCCCCATGAATCGCCGCCGTCGCATCTACGAAGGCAAGGCGAAGGTCCTCTATGAAGGACCGGAGCCCGGTACGCTGATCCAGCATTTCAAGGACGACGCCACCGCCTTCAATGCGAAGAAGCACGAGGTGATCGACGGCAAGGGCGTGCTCAACAACCGCATCTCCGAGCACATCTTCTCGAACCTCAACGATATCGGCGTGCCGACGCATTTCATCCGCCGGCTGAACATGCGCGAACAGCTCATCCGCGAGGTCGAGATCATTCCGCTCGAGGTTGTCGTGCGCAACGTCGCCGCCGGCTCGCTGGCGACCCGCCTTGGCCTCGAGGAGGGCACGCAGCTCCCGCGCTCGATCATCGAGTTCTATTACAAGAACGAGGCGCTCAGCGACCCGATGGTCTCCGAAGAGCACATCACGGCCTTCGGCTGGGCGACCCCGCAGGAGATCGACGACATCATGGCGCTGGCCATCCGCGTCAACGACTTCCTCTCCGGCCTCTTCCTCGGCGCCGGCATCCGCCTCGTCGACTTCAAGATGGAGACGGGCCGGCTCTGGGAAGGCGAGATGATGCGTATCGTCGTCGCCGACGAGATCAGCCCCGATTCCTGCCGGCTCTGGGACATCAAGTCGAAGGACAAGATGGACAAGGACCGGTTCCGCCGCGACATGGGCGGCCTGATCGAAGCCTACTCGGAAGTCGCCCGCCGCCTCGGCATCCTGGGCGAGAACGAGAACCCCGGCCAGAGCGGCCCGCGCCTCGTGCAGTGA
- the ccmD gene encoding heme exporter protein CcmD produces MSALTQSLGPHAGFILASYGAVAAVLVGLTLSIVLDHHAQKRALAALEQRGAGRRRSERGTP; encoded by the coding sequence ATGAGCGCGCTGACCCAAAGCCTCGGGCCCCATGCCGGTTTCATCCTGGCCTCTTATGGGGCGGTCGCGGCCGTCCTCGTCGGGCTGACGCTGTCGATCGTCCTGGATCATCACGCGCAGAAGCGGGCGCTCGCGGCGCTTGAGCAGCGCGGCGCCGGGCGTCGCCGCTCGGAGCGAGGCACGCCATGA
- a CDS encoding aldolase/citrate lyase family protein: MAKPTVLSSLADRFATGGTVVSAWCGLPDPSISAILAQEDFDAITLDMQHGPITLGEVIRAIPLINAAGKPAIARIPVGEFQNVSKLFDSGVSGVIAPMINTMEDARTFAAYSKYPPMGERSWGSYGGLGASGLDQNSYLKAANGFSMTFAMIETREAMAIVDDILALEGIDALFVGPSDLSIALSGGAKVDATAREVDEALKHVVARASAVNKPVAFYCATAERAKQGLDMGARMVTVMSDSGMLRAAAQTALKVVRS, translated from the coding sequence ATGGCCAAGCCCACCGTCCTGTCCTCTCTCGCCGATCGCTTTGCGACGGGCGGGACCGTCGTCTCGGCCTGGTGCGGACTGCCCGATCCGTCGATCTCCGCCATCCTCGCGCAGGAGGATTTCGATGCGATCACGCTCGACATGCAGCATGGGCCGATCACGCTCGGCGAAGTCATCCGCGCGATCCCGCTGATCAACGCCGCGGGCAAGCCTGCGATTGCCCGCATTCCGGTCGGCGAATTCCAGAATGTCTCGAAGCTGTTCGACTCCGGGGTTTCCGGCGTGATCGCGCCGATGATCAACACCATGGAGGATGCGCGGACCTTCGCGGCTTATTCCAAGTACCCGCCGATGGGCGAGCGCAGCTGGGGCAGCTATGGCGGGCTCGGCGCCTCGGGCCTGGACCAGAACAGCTACCTCAAGGCTGCCAACGGCTTCTCGATGACCTTCGCGATGATCGAGACGCGCGAGGCGATGGCGATCGTCGACGACATTCTGGCGCTGGAGGGGATCGACGCCCTGTTTGTCGGGCCCTCCGACCTGTCGATTGCGCTGTCAGGCGGGGCGAAGGTCGATGCCACCGCACGCGAGGTCGATGAAGCGCTCAAGCACGTCGTCGCCCGCGCTTCGGCGGTGAACAAGCCGGTCGCGTTCTATTGCGCGACGGCGGAACGCGCGAAACAGGGCCTCGACATGGGCGCGCGCATGGTCACGGTGATGAGCGACAGCGGCATGCTGCGCGCCGCGGCGCAGACGGCGCTCAAGGTCGTGCGCAGCTGA
- the ccmB gene encoding heme exporter protein CcmB: MTRAFLAILKRDLALAARAGGGGELALVFFLTIVVLVPFALGPDLNLLSRIGPAILWLGALLAVLIGLDRLFQVDEEDGSLELMRASALPLEGAVLAKGLAHWLTTGLPLALISPLLGLLVALPGDGVLPLFATLLVGTPALSFIGAAGAALAASLKRGGLIVPVLVAPLTIPVLIFGVSAANAALGGTVPFRTPFLILAALSLAAIVVGTLAAAAALRQPE; encoded by the coding sequence GTGACCCGCGCCTTCCTCGCCATCCTGAAACGCGATCTCGCCTTGGCTGCTCGGGCCGGGGGTGGCGGCGAGCTCGCACTCGTCTTCTTCCTGACGATCGTCGTGCTGGTGCCCTTCGCGCTCGGGCCAGACCTCAACCTTCTGTCGCGGATCGGGCCGGCGATCCTGTGGCTGGGCGCACTGCTTGCGGTGTTGATCGGGCTCGACCGGCTGTTCCAGGTCGACGAAGAGGACGGCTCGCTGGAGCTGATGCGGGCCTCGGCCCTGCCGCTCGAAGGCGCGGTGCTGGCCAAGGGACTGGCGCACTGGCTGACGACCGGCCTGCCGCTGGCGCTGATCTCGCCGCTGCTGGGCCTGCTTGTCGCGTTGCCGGGAGACGGCGTGCTGCCGCTGTTCGCCACGCTCCTGGTCGGCACGCCGGCGCTCAGCTTCATCGGTGCAGCCGGTGCGGCGCTGGCGGCGAGTCTGAAGCGGGGTGGGCTGATCGTGCCGGTGCTCGTCGCGCCCTTGACGATCCCGGTGCTGATCTTCGGCGTCTCGGCCGCCAACGCCGCACTTGGCGGGACAGTGCCGTTCAGGACGCCTTTCCTGATCCTCGCGGCCCTGTCGCTGGCCGCGATCGTGGTCGGGACGCTGGCCGCCGCTGCCGCGTTGCGTCAGCCGGAGTGA
- the gluQRS gene encoding tRNA glutamyl-Q(34) synthetase GluQRS, producing MAAYPPVSGKPVFRFAPSPNGRLHLGHALSALTNEALARRFDGRLLLRIEDIDLGRCRPEFADAILADLDWLGIRFELPLRRQFEHFDDYIAALASLQARRLVYPCFCSRQEIRAAVVARETETGRPWPTDPDGAPLYPGSCKELDEAEASRRILAGEPHVLRLDMARAMALAGEDPGYEVFDPKGSRGRAPAQPARWGDVVLARKDVPTSYHLAVVVDDALQGVTHVVRGKDLEAATDIHVVLQRLLGLPTPLYHFHKLLIDEDGRKLAKSRSSESLAELRERGVSAAIIRQGLGFD from the coding sequence ATGGCCGCATATCCACCCGTTTCCGGCAAGCCTGTCTTCCGCTTCGCGCCGAGCCCGAACGGACGGCTGCATCTGGGCCACGCCCTGTCCGCCCTCACCAACGAGGCATTGGCGCGCCGCTTCGACGGCCGATTGCTGCTGCGGATCGAGGATATCGATCTTGGCCGCTGCAGGCCGGAATTCGCCGACGCAATCCTCGCTGATCTCGATTGGCTCGGAATCCGCTTCGAATTGCCGCTCCGGCGGCAATTCGAGCACTTCGACGACTATATCGCGGCGCTTGCATCCCTTCAGGCGCGCAGGCTGGTCTATCCGTGCTTCTGCTCGCGGCAGGAGATCAGGGCTGCCGTTGTCGCGCGCGAAACCGAAACGGGACGCCCCTGGCCCACCGACCCCGACGGGGCGCCGCTCTACCCCGGTTCCTGCAAGGAACTGGATGAGGCGGAGGCATCGCGCCGAATCTTAGCAGGCGAACCCCATGTGCTGCGGCTCGACATGGCGCGGGCCATGGCGCTCGCTGGAGAAGACCCCGGCTATGAGGTGTTCGATCCGAAGGGGAGTCGGGGTCGGGCTCCGGCGCAGCCTGCCCGCTGGGGCGATGTCGTGCTGGCGCGCAAGGACGTGCCGACGAGCTATCATCTGGCCGTGGTCGTCGACGATGCCCTGCAGGGCGTGACCCATGTGGTGCGCGGCAAGGATCTCGAGGCCGCGACCGATATTCATGTCGTTTTGCAGCGCCTGCTCGGCCTGCCGACGCCGCTTTACCATTTCCATAAACTGCTGATCGACGAGGATGGGCGCAAGCTGGCCAAGAGCCGCTCTTCCGAAAGCCTGGCGGAATTGCGCGAGCGGGGCGTCAGCGCTGCAATCATCCGGCAAGGACTCGGCTTCGACTGA
- a CDS encoding DNA-3-methyladenine glycosylase gives MTARITCNTDLEEGMAALAALHPDWQAIIARTGLPPLRLREGGLAGLAGIIVSQQLSVASARAVWNRFESVFVPLTPERLLAATDDDMRLSGLSRPKQRTLLALATALAEQRFAFEALDGMSPEEVHAQMTAISGIGPWTADVYLLFCLGHRDGFAAGDLAIQEAARHAFGLGARPKAAELATMAEAWRPWRGVAARLLWAYYAVLKRREGINA, from the coding sequence ATGACCGCACGAATCACCTGCAACACCGATCTCGAAGAAGGGATGGCCGCGCTGGCGGCGCTCCACCCAGACTGGCAGGCCATCATCGCCCGCACCGGCCTGCCGCCCTTGCGATTGCGCGAGGGCGGCCTGGCCGGGCTCGCCGGCATCATCGTCTCGCAACAGCTCTCCGTCGCCAGTGCCCGCGCGGTGTGGAATCGCTTCGAAAGCGTTTTCGTGCCGCTGACGCCGGAACGATTGCTGGCTGCGACCGATGACGACATGCGTCTCTCCGGCCTGTCACGACCGAAACAGCGCACGTTGCTGGCGCTGGCAACCGCGCTCGCCGAGCAGCGCTTCGCCTTCGAGGCTCTCGACGGAATGAGTCCCGAGGAGGTCCATGCCCAGATGACCGCGATTTCCGGCATCGGCCCCTGGACGGCCGATGTCTATCTTCTGTTCTGCCTCGGCCATCGCGACGGCTTCGCCGCCGGCGATCTTGCGATCCAGGAGGCGGCTCGCCATGCCTTCGGCCTCGGCGCGCGCCCGAAGGCAGCGGAGCTTGCCACCATGGCGGAAGCCTGGCGTCCCTGGCGCGGCGTCGCGGCGCGACTGCTCTGGGCCTATTACGCCGTGCTGAAGCGCCGCGAAGGCATCAACGCCTGA
- the acnA gene encoding aconitate hydratase AcnA — MASLDSFKARKTLDVGGKSYTYYSLPDAEKNGLPGISKLPFSMKVLLENLLRFEDGRSVTKEDIQGFVAWLDDKGKAGKEIGFRPARVLMQDFTGVPAVVDLAAMRDGVKALGGDAQKINPLVPVDLVIDHSVIVDEFGSPKAFAKNVELEYERNAERYKFLKWGQQAFDNFRVVPPGTGICHQVNLEYLAQTVWTRNETIDGKEVEVAYPDTLVGTDSHTTMVNGLAVLGWGVGGIEAEAAMLGQPQSMLLPEVIGFKLTGSLKEGITATDLVLTVTQMLRKKGVVGKFVEFFGPGLYNLTLADRATIANMGPEYGATCGFFPVDAETLDYLTTTGRKSDRIALVEAYTKAQGLFATRETADPVFTDTLELDLSTVQPSMAGPKRPEGRVDLSGVKAGFAAAMENDYKKGGEISRRVQVEGEDFDLGHGDVVIAAITSCTNTSNPSVLMAAGLLARKAVEKGLKVKPWVKTSLAPGSQVVAEYLAKSGLQTDLDKLGFNLVGFGCTTCIGNSGPLPAPISKTINDKGLIAGAVISGNRNFEGRVSPDVQANYLASPPLVVAYALAGSVQMDLTTQPLGQGSDGKDVYLKDIWPSNKEIQSFIQQNVTRAMFEEKYADVFKGDAHWQAVDAPRSETYAWDNDSTYVQNPPYFQGMHQKPDAITDIKGARILGLFGDKITTDHISPAGSIKAASPAGAYLTEHGVAVADFNQYGTRRGNHEVMMRGTFANIRIRNHMLGPNGREGGYTIHYPSKEELPIYDAAMKYKQEKVPLVIFAGVEYGNGSSRDWAAKGTNLLGVKAVIAQSFERIHRSNLVGMGVVPFTLQEGTSWASLNLKGDEMVTIHGLANVKPRQMMEAEITYADGTVKKVPILCRIDTLDEIDYFKNAGILQYVLRGLAA; from the coding sequence ATGGCTTCGCTCGATTCATTCAAGGCCCGCAAGACACTCGATGTCGGCGGCAAGAGCTACACCTATTATTCGCTGCCTGACGCCGAGAAGAACGGCCTGCCCGGTATCTCCAAGCTGCCCTTCTCGATGAAGGTGCTCCTCGAGAACCTGCTGCGCTTCGAGGACGGCCGCTCCGTCACCAAGGAAGACATCCAGGGCTTCGTCGCCTGGCTCGACGACAAGGGCAAGGCCGGCAAAGAGATCGGTTTCCGCCCGGCTCGCGTGCTGATGCAGGACTTCACCGGCGTTCCCGCGGTGGTAGACCTCGCCGCGATGCGTGACGGCGTCAAGGCGCTGGGTGGCGACGCCCAGAAGATCAACCCGCTCGTTCCGGTCGATCTCGTCATCGACCATTCGGTCATCGTCGACGAATTCGGCTCGCCCAAGGCCTTCGCCAAGAACGTCGAGCTCGAATATGAACGCAACGCCGAGCGCTACAAGTTCCTGAAGTGGGGCCAGCAGGCCTTCGACAATTTCCGCGTCGTCCCGCCCGGCACCGGCATCTGCCACCAGGTCAACCTCGAATATCTCGCCCAGACGGTCTGGACCCGTAACGAGACGATCGACGGCAAGGAGGTCGAGGTCGCCTATCCCGACACGCTGGTCGGCACCGATTCGCACACCACCATGGTCAACGGCCTCGCCGTTCTCGGCTGGGGCGTCGGCGGCATCGAGGCGGAAGCAGCCATGCTCGGCCAGCCGCAGTCGATGCTGCTGCCGGAGGTCATCGGCTTCAAGCTGACCGGCTCGCTGAAGGAAGGCATCACCGCCACCGACCTCGTGCTGACCGTCACGCAGATGCTGCGCAAGAAGGGCGTTGTCGGCAAGTTCGTGGAGTTCTTCGGCCCCGGCCTCTACAACCTGACGCTGGCCGACCGTGCCACGATCGCGAATATGGGCCCGGAATACGGCGCGACCTGCGGCTTCTTCCCGGTCGATGCCGAGACGCTGGACTACCTCACCACCACCGGCCGCAAGTCGGACCGCATCGCGCTGGTCGAGGCCTACACCAAGGCGCAGGGCCTCTTCGCCACCCGCGAGACCGCCGATCCGGTCTTCACCGACACGCTCGAGCTCGATCTCTCGACGGTTCAGCCCTCGATGGCTGGTCCGAAGCGCCCCGAGGGCCGCGTCGACCTCTCCGGCGTCAAGGCCGGTTTCGCCGCCGCCATGGAGAACGACTACAAGAAGGGCGGCGAGATCTCCCGCCGCGTGCAGGTCGAGGGTGAGGATTTCGACCTCGGCCATGGTGATGTCGTCATCGCCGCCATCACCTCCTGCACCAACACTTCGAACCCCTCGGTGCTGATGGCCGCGGGCCTGCTCGCCCGCAAGGCCGTCGAGAAGGGCCTCAAGGTCAAGCCGTGGGTGAAGACCTCGCTGGCGCCCGGCTCGCAGGTCGTGGCGGAGTACCTGGCCAAGTCCGGCCTCCAGACCGATCTCGACAAGCTTGGCTTCAACCTGGTCGGCTTCGGCTGCACCACCTGCATCGGCAATTCCGGCCCGCTGCCGGCGCCGATCTCGAAGACGATCAACGATAAGGGCTTGATCGCGGGCGCGGTCATCTCCGGCAACCGCAACTTCGAAGGCCGCGTCTCGCCGGACGTGCAGGCGAACTACCTCGCCTCGCCGCCGCTGGTCGTCGCCTATGCGCTCGCCGGCTCCGTCCAGATGGACCTGACGACCCAGCCGCTCGGCCAGGGCTCGGACGGCAAGGACGTCTACCTGAAGGACATCTGGCCCTCCAACAAGGAGATCCAGAGCTTCATCCAGCAGAACGTCACCCGCGCGATGTTCGAGGAGAAGTACGCCGACGTCTTCAAGGGCGATGCCCACTGGCAGGCGGTCGATGCTCCCAGGAGCGAGACCTATGCCTGGGACAACGATTCGACCTATGTGCAGAACCCGCCCTATTTCCAGGGCATGCACCAGAAGCCGGACGCGATCACCGACATCAAGGGCGCCCGCATCCTCGGCCTCTTCGGCGACAAGATCACCACCGACCACATCTCTCCGGCCGGTTCGATCAAGGCGGCCTCCCCGGCCGGCGCCTACCTCACCGAGCACGGCGTCGCGGTGGCCGACTTCAACCAGTACGGCACGCGCCGTGGCAACCATGAGGTGATGATGCGGGGCACCTTCGCCAATATCCGCATCCGCAACCACATGCTTGGCCCGAACGGCCGCGAGGGTGGCTACACCATCCACTACCCGTCCAAGGAAGAGCTGCCGATCTATGACGCGGCGATGAAGTACAAGCAGGAGAAGGTGCCGCTGGTCATCTTCGCCGGCGTCGAATACGGCAACGGCTCGTCGCGCGACTGGGCGGCGAAGGGTACCAACCTCCTTGGCGTCAAGGCAGTGATCGCCCAGAGCTTCGAGCGCATCCACCGCTCGAACCTGGTCGGCATGGGCGTCGTGCCCTTCACCCTGCAGGAAGGCACGAGCTGGGCCTCGCTCAACCTGAAGGGCGACGAGATGGTCACCATCCACGGCCTGGCCAACGTCAAGCCGCGCCAGATGATGGAAGCCGAGATCACCTATGCCGACGGCACGGTGAAGAAGGTTCCGATCCTCTGCCGCATCGATACGCTGGACGAGATCGACTACTTCAAGAACGCCGGCATCCTGCAATACGTCCTGCGCGGCCTTGCCGCATAA
- a CDS encoding DUF1476 domain-containing protein, producing MTTFDQRKDAFENKFAHDEELRFKATARRNKLLGLWAAEKLGKSGADADAYAKSVVVADFEEAGDEDVLRKVKNDFALANVATAETEIRQVMTELLIKAAEEIQAGR from the coding sequence ATGACGACCTTCGACCAGCGCAAGGACGCCTTCGAGAACAAGTTCGCCCATGACGAGGAGCTGCGCTTCAAGGCGACGGCGCGGCGCAACAAGCTGCTCGGACTCTGGGCCGCGGAGAAGCTGGGCAAGAGCGGCGCCGATGCCGACGCCTATGCCAAGTCGGTCGTCGTGGCCGATTTCGAGGAGGCCGGTGACGAGGACGTGCTTCGCAAGGTCAAGAACGACTTCGCCCTGGCCAATGTTGCGACCGCAGAAACGGAGATCCGGCAGGTCATGACCGAATTGCTGATCAAGGCGGCTGAGGAGATCCAGGCTGGACGCTGA
- the purQ gene encoding phosphoribosylformylglycinamidine synthase subunit PurQ: MKAAVITFPGSNRDGDVAKALKQAGAEIAHVWHADTELPAGTDLVVLPGGFSYGDYLRTGAIAGRAHIMDATRAHAARGGYVLGICNGFQIACEAGLLPGILVRNAHLKFVCRRQHLTVERNDTPYTRAYAKGQAIDVCIAHGEGNYIADAETLARLEGEGLVAFRYADAQGKVTAEANPNGSLNNIAGIYSPGFNVLGLMPHPENLIDSLVGGTDGRGLFESLVAAKAA; the protein is encoded by the coding sequence ATGAAGGCCGCCGTCATCACCTTCCCGGGCTCCAACCGTGACGGCGACGTCGCCAAGGCGCTGAAGCAGGCCGGCGCCGAAATCGCCCATGTCTGGCACGCCGACACCGAGTTGCCGGCCGGGACCGATCTCGTCGTGCTGCCGGGCGGCTTCTCCTATGGCGACTATCTGCGCACCGGCGCCATCGCCGGCCGTGCCCACATCATGGACGCGACTCGCGCTCATGCCGCCCGCGGCGGCTATGTGCTCGGCATCTGCAACGGTTTTCAGATCGCCTGCGAGGCGGGGCTCCTGCCCGGTATCCTGGTCCGCAACGCCCATCTGAAATTCGTCTGCAGGCGCCAGCACCTCACGGTCGAGCGCAACGACACGCCCTATACCCGTGCCTACGCCAAGGGGCAGGCGATCGACGTCTGCATCGCCCATGGCGAGGGCAACTACATCGCCGATGCCGAGACGCTCGCCCGCCTCGAAGGCGAAGGCCTCGTCGCCTTCCGCTATGCGGATGCGCAGGGGAAGGTCACGGCCGAAGCGAATCCGAACGGCTCGCTCAACAACATCGCCGGCATCTACTCGCCAGGCTTCAACGTGCTCGGCCTGATGCCGCACCCGGAAAACCTGATCGATTCGCTGGTCGGCGGTACCGACGGGCGCGGTCTGTTCGAGAGTCTCGTCGCGGCCAAGGCCGCCTGA